One Candidatus Dormiibacterota bacterium genomic window, GCGAGGTCATCGGCGCGGTCAACGATGCCGCCGGTCCGCGCGACGTGGTCGTGTGTGCCGCCGGCTCGATGCCGGGCGACCTGCACAAGCTGTGGCGAACGCGCGATCCCAAGCAGTACCACGTCGAGTACGGCTACTCGTGCATGGGCTACGAGATCGCGGGTGCGCTCGGCGTCAAGATGGCGGCGCCCGACCGCGACGTCTTCGCCATGGTCGGCGACGGATCCTATCTGATGATGAGCAGCGAGATCGTCACCGCCATTCAGGAAGGGATCAAGCTGATCATTGTGCTGGTCGACAGTCACGGCTTCAATTCGATCGGCAGCCTCTCGCGGTCCCTCGGCACGGACGGTTTCGGGACGCAATACCGGTTCCGAAAGAACGGATCGCTCGGGCTCGACAGCGACACCGCCTCGGGGGCGGTCTTGCCGCTCGACCTGGCGGCGAATGCTGCCAGCCTCGGGGCCGACGCCGTCCGGGTCGGCAGCGTCGATGAGCTGCGGGGAGCACTCGCGCGCGCCAAGCAGGCGACCCGGACATCCCTCATTTGCATCGAGGTCGATCGCTATGAGGGAGTGCCGTCCTACGAAAGCTGGTGGGACGTTCCGGTCGCCGAGGTGGCGACGGTCGAGGCGGTCAATGCGGCGCGGCTAGAGTACGAGCAGGCACGCAAGAAAGAGCAGCGGTACCTGTAGGAGGGAAGCGCGAATGGCAACGACCTATCCCGACGTCATCCCGATGATCGCCTACGAAGATGGGCCAAAAGCCATGGACTGGCTGTCGTCCGCCTTCGGCTTCAAGGAGCGGACACGGATGCTGGGCAAGGACGGTCGCCTCAGCCATGGCGAAATGCAAGCCGGTGATGGCGTCATCATGCTGGCCACCCCGACGCCCGACTACCAGGCGCCGCGCCACCATCGCGAGGGCTGCGAGCCGGCCCAGAAATGGTCAGCAGTCCCGTACATCGTCGACGGCGTGTTGGTCTACGTCGACGACGTCGATGCCCACTTCGCGCACGCCAAGCAGCGAGGCGCTGCCATCATCAGCGACGTCGAGGCGGATCAGTATGGGAAGCGCTACCGCGCCGAGGACCTCGAAGGCCATCGCTGGATGTTCATGGAGCGCGCCTAGGCCGTGGCTAACCTCCCTGAGGCGACGCAGGTCATTCTGGCAAAGATCAAGGATCAGCGGCGCCCCGGGTACATCCGCACCTCCGAACGCTTTCGATATCCGCAGCGGCCGGAGCGGATGCCGCAACGCCGCGGAGAGAGCGACAAGGACTACGCCGCCCGCATCGATGCGGCCCGCGAAGAAGCGTACGAGCGCGCCCGCCGCCGACTGCGGCGGACCTGAGGCTCGGTTCGCGCGGCCACATGACGCTTGAAATGCGGCCGTCGTGCGAGAAGTGCGGGGCCGCGCTGCCACCTGGTGGCGAGGCGCGGATCTGCAGCCACGAATGCACCTTCTGTCCGAGCTGCGCCGCAGGAATGAATGGCATCTGCCCGAACTGTGGCGGCGAGCTGGTGGCCCGGCCGAAGCGAAAGTAGCCGGAAAGACCCCCGTGTCACCGGCGGGTGGAGCGCCTGTTTGCGAACGCAATTTCGGGGTTGTCGCGCAACAAACGGAGCAATAAACTTCTCAAAATCCGGCACAGAGGTGTGGAGGGTTGCACCAACCATTCCCCCCTGGGACGTGCAACCCGTCCCTCTATGGAATGGTCGGCACGATGAAACCGCCCGTGTTTGGCGGTAGGGCGAGCTTCGCGACCTGGGAGCCATCGGTTCGAAGGACGCGTAGCTGATCACCATTTTCGAGAAGGTAGATCGTCTGCCCATCGGCCGAAACCCAGACCGATTTGAGCGAGACATCAGGTAGCCATCGACCTTTCACAGCCACATCCGGCAAATGGACCAGCGTCACCCCGCCGGGCGCGCCAAAGTCGCCGACCGCATACAGCCAGTTTCCATCCGGAGACACCGCGACCGTTCGGGGGATGCCACCGGCGGAAGCATCCGTAACCAACAGCGACCTGAGCCAGGCCAGGGGGTTGGAGTCAGCCGTGGCGACCTTAGCCGAGGTGACGAGCTTGTGCCGCACCAGGTCGATCGCATTGAGCGCACCGGTGCCGCCTTCATGGAGATAGAGGGTGTTGCCATCGGCAGATAAGACCGGCGAAACCCAGAAGGGGTTGCTCTGAGTGATTCGGACCTCGTGCGTCACCGTCATGGCAACCAGGTCGAACCACGTGACCCGGCCGTCGCCAGGGCAGAAGGCAACGAGCGTGCGCCCGTCAGCGAGCACCCGAAACGGCAGTCCCCCTGCGGTATTCGCACCCCCGGCGGCCAGCCCGTTGCACGTCGACGTGCTGCCGCTCGCTCGCTGCTCGACCCGAAGGCCAGTGCCGTCGAACGCGATCCTGACGATCGTCGAGCCGACGACATAGACGTGCTCGGCGTGGGCGCCGACGATGACGGGAATCCCATAGGGCGGCGACCCGACATCGATCGACGCGATGGACCTGCCAGCCGAGAGGTCAACCAACTGGAGCGTCGAGTTGCCCATGACGGCCAGGTAGCGTCCATCCGCGCTCAGCATCTGAACGCCAATCCCTATCGGCGACAGTTGAATCGTCTGTTCTTTGTGACCGTCCACCGCGCTGAAGACTTCGACGCCGGCATCCGTCATGGCGTACAGATGGGACCCATCGGGCGAGCGAAGCTCGTCTCGCGCTTTGATCCGGCCCACAACGTGGCCGGTCGGATCGATCCCGGTGACGATGTCGCCCGTGTAGGCGCCGCCGCTCGATTGTTGGCTCGTCACCCATGCGATGTCGGCGCCCGGTCCGGCGACGATCGGCGTGGTCGGCGATGTCGTTACGCGTGCCGGCCCCTGGATTGGAGCTCGATGCATGGACAAGATGACCGCGCCCACAATCAGGATGCCAAGCACGGCGGCGACCTGTCCAACCAAAACGGGCCGGCGGCGCGACACTGGGCGAAGCCGCTTCACGATCCCCGGGAGCAGCTCCGGCGTGGGGCCGGCGACCGAATCGAGCGCCTGGTGGACTTCGTTTCGAAGCGCGTCTTCCTGCTT contains:
- a CDS encoding VOC family protein gives rise to the protein MATTYPDVIPMIAYEDGPKAMDWLSSAFGFKERTRMLGKDGRLSHGEMQAGDGVIMLATPTPDYQAPRHHREGCEPAQKWSAVPYIVDGVLVYVDDVDAHFAHAKQRGAAIISDVEADQYGKRYRAEDLEGHRWMFMERA
- a CDS encoding DUF1272 domain-containing protein, with the protein product MRPSCEKCGAALPPGGEARICSHECTFCPSCAAGMNGICPNCGGELVARPKRK